A single window of Nocardia sp. NBC_01327 DNA harbors:
- a CDS encoding acyltransferase family protein, which produces MTATLHPPSEPVPPVRAAASPEASADLDARSVRRPGVFVPALEGMRALAALGVMLTHVAFQTGAAGYPVIGRVLERFDMAVAVFFVLSGFLLWRPHAAAARGLGASPPAGRYLLHRAARILPAYWVVVCTVLILLPNAAHTAGLRVWLSNLALTQVFVPYTLTDGLTQMWSLSVEVAFYAVLPLLAFAMVWLRGARARWRVPVILGLAFVFLGWNFIPVPTPEAIHADNWLPGYLPWFAMGMLLAELIDLEAPHWRRIAGNRWLMWPLAVAAMLLAATDLGGPEGLKHGEPWQYVMKTLLGAVIGFSLLAPLVLRPDIRHRWLESRTAATLGRWSFGIFIWHLAVLSIIFPVFGIIPFRGHFVLVYVLTLAFTLPLAAASFALVEEPVRQWMRRRVG; this is translated from the coding sequence ATGACAGCGACTCTGCACCCGCCCTCCGAACCGGTTCCGCCGGTCCGGGCGGCCGCCTCACCCGAGGCGAGTGCGGACCTCGATGCCCGATCCGTCCGCCGCCCCGGCGTTTTCGTGCCCGCGCTGGAGGGCATGCGCGCGCTCGCCGCACTCGGCGTCATGCTCACGCACGTGGCGTTCCAAACCGGCGCCGCGGGTTATCCGGTGATCGGCCGGGTGCTCGAGCGCTTCGATATGGCGGTCGCGGTTTTCTTCGTGCTCTCCGGATTCCTGCTGTGGCGTCCGCATGCCGCGGCCGCGCGGGGGCTCGGCGCTTCGCCTCCGGCCGGTCGATATCTGCTGCATCGCGCCGCCCGCATCCTGCCCGCCTACTGGGTTGTGGTGTGCACGGTGCTGATTCTGCTGCCGAACGCCGCGCATACCGCGGGACTGCGAGTGTGGCTGTCCAATCTCGCATTGACGCAGGTCTTCGTGCCCTACACCCTCACCGACGGGCTCACCCAGATGTGGAGTCTGTCGGTCGAGGTGGCCTTCTACGCGGTGCTGCCGCTGCTGGCTTTCGCCATGGTGTGGTTGCGCGGGGCGCGAGCGCGGTGGCGGGTGCCGGTGATACTCGGGCTGGCCTTCGTCTTCCTGGGCTGGAATTTCATTCCGGTCCCCACGCCGGAGGCGATTCACGCCGACAATTGGCTGCCGGGATATCTGCCGTGGTTCGCCATGGGGATGCTGCTGGCCGAGCTCATCGATCTCGAGGCGCCGCACTGGCGGCGCATCGCCGGTAATCGCTGGCTGATGTGGCCGCTGGCGGTGGCCGCCATGCTGCTGGCCGCGACCGATCTGGGTGGTCCGGAGGGGCTCAAGCACGGCGAACCCTGGCAGTACGTCATGAAGACGCTGCTGGGCGCGGTCATCGGATTCAGCCTGCTGGCCCCGCTGGTGCTGCGGCCCGATATCCGGCATCGATGGCTGGAGAGCCGCACCGCCGCGACCCTGGGCCGCTGGTCGTTCGGAATCTTCATCTGGCATCTGGCCGTACTGTCGATCATCTTCCCGGTCTTCGGCATCATTCCGTTCCGCGGGCATTTCGTGCTGGTCTATGTGCTGACCCTGGCGTTCACCCTGCCGCTGGCCGCCGCCAGTTTCGCGCTCGTCGAAGAGCCGGTGCGGCAGTGGATGCGCCGCCGCGTCGGCTGA
- a CDS encoding polysaccharide biosynthesis protein, with the protein MTANVAGYLLQLLASRWLGVTGYSSFASLLAVQLLCAVPALALQNVVAREIVRGASVAAARGLALRCAGLVAVVAVPLIPLVSAVLSVSFAASAAALCAAPVLVLLSGEQGILQGRSRFRELAIVLGGAGMARVTPAVVVLAAGGATTAALWAAAAGIAVAALGARRMTDLTETRTADFVRTIAPAPSGGATSSTTVFDGAATSNAPALDTAGASGSPVRESVPTSNSPVLEGAGATGVAGLDGGAAVLDPAGARGGVGLAGRVRGYVGGVGPVFRAVQVQAALMALSAADLIVSRIVLSESDAGRYALGAIAAKIAFWLPQAVGVVLYPRMAQPQHSARAVRSALAVLVGVGAVAVAGAAVAAPLAPMLAGHDYAPVQGLLWMFALNGALLAVLQGALLSAIAADRTAPAAITWLGLAVGVGVMLTCTHSVSSLIMVATAASAVTTLVITILALRTAREAGERASSVPGFGASGA; encoded by the coding sequence ATGACGGCGAATGTGGCGGGGTATCTGCTGCAGTTGCTGGCCAGTCGGTGGCTGGGGGTTACCGGATACAGCTCGTTCGCGAGTCTGCTCGCGGTGCAGCTGCTGTGCGCGGTGCCCGCTCTGGCATTGCAGAACGTGGTGGCGCGCGAGATCGTGCGCGGGGCGAGTGTTGCGGCGGCGCGGGGGCTGGCGCTGCGATGTGCGGGACTGGTCGCGGTGGTGGCCGTGCCGCTGATTCCCCTGGTGAGTGCGGTGCTGTCGGTGAGCTTCGCGGCCTCGGCCGCCGCGCTGTGCGCCGCGCCCGTGCTGGTGCTGCTCTCCGGTGAGCAGGGGATATTGCAGGGGCGCAGCCGATTCCGCGAGTTGGCCATTGTGCTCGGCGGGGCCGGAATGGCGCGGGTGACACCAGCGGTGGTGGTTCTCGCGGCGGGTGGGGCAACCACAGCCGCACTGTGGGCTGCCGCAGCCGGAATCGCTGTCGCGGCACTCGGTGCCCGCCGGATGACGGACCTCACCGAGACTCGCACTGCCGATTTCGTGCGGACCATCGCGCCCGCCCCCAGCGGCGGCGCGACGTCCAGCACAACGGTTTTCGACGGTGCGGCCACGTCCAACGCACCGGCACTCGACACTGCGGGTGCCTCCGGCTCACCAGTTCGCGAAAGTGTGCCGACCTCTAACTCCCCGGTTCTCGAGGGTGCGGGAGCTACTGGTGTGGCGGGTCTCGATGGTGGCGCAGCCGTTCTAGATCCGGCTGGGGCTCGGGGTGGGGTGGGTCTTGCGGGGCGGGTGCGGGGGTATGTGGGTGGGGTCGGTCCGGTGTTCCGGGCGGTGCAGGTGCAGGCGGCGCTGATGGCCCTGTCGGCGGCGGATTTGATTGTTTCGCGAATCGTGCTCAGCGAGAGCGATGCTGGGCGGTACGCGCTGGGTGCCATTGCCGCGAAGATCGCGTTCTGGCTGCCGCAGGCGGTGGGGGTGGTGCTATATCCGCGGATGGCGCAGCCGCAGCATTCCGCGCGGGCTGTGCGGTCGGCGCTCGCCGTACTGGTGGGGGTCGGGGCGGTGGCGGTGGCGGGTGCGGCGGTGGCGGCGCCGCTCGCGCCGATGCTCGCCGGGCACGATTACGCGCCGGTGCAGGGACTGCTGTGGATGTTCGCGCTCAATGGCGCACTGCTCGCGGTGCTGCAGGGTGCGCTGCTGTCCGCCATCGCGGCGGATCGGACGGCTCCGGCCGCCATCACCTGGCTGGGTCTGGCTGTGGGCGTGGGCGTCATGCTGACCTGCACGCATTCGGTGTCGAGCTTGATCATGGTCGCGACAGCCGCGTCCGCGGTCACCACCCTCGTCATTACGATCCTCGCCTTGCGCACCGCGCGGGAAGCGGGCGAAAGGGCTTCGAGCGTCCCCGGTTTCGGTGCGAGCGGCGCATAG
- a CDS encoding DUF3068 domain-containing protein: MALSAGTRRTVACLLVGLGALLLVAAIMIPTYTVSRLAKTPLDLEITTVATNVPGAPSEVLDSKSLTSPTGAAKVDTNVPLFSQRFLTVEDPSDASEMTIQAGQTLRRTDKQGDTGLLTALVDRVTIDRKNGMPVDAVDGGPNGSIAATVDKKGAAVMEPVQHTGLQYRFPIGTDKKTYPYFDVNVRKTFDINFVEETEINDMKVYHFQQTIPVTDLSTVVNSPTNKLALPAEKWGVDGGDTPITMTRFYTNTRDVWVEPKTGTVIKGGEQIHQFYARDAAKPEVTVLNAHLVFDENTIESQISVAKTNIDKLSLYGRTLPIVFGILGAIALIAGLVIGLLGGNGNGGTPVRRVSPAAGGPAPGGPAPGATFPSNPPQGRVDHFADAPTQQIDISKTQQIDMDKNP; this comes from the coding sequence ATGGCACTGAGTGCCGGTACCAGAAGGACGGTGGCCTGCCTGCTCGTGGGGCTGGGTGCATTGCTGCTCGTCGCCGCGATCATGATCCCCACCTACACGGTGAGCCGTCTCGCGAAAACCCCGCTTGACCTGGAGATCACGACCGTCGCGACCAACGTCCCAGGAGCGCCCAGCGAAGTCCTCGACTCCAAGTCGCTGACCTCACCGACCGGTGCGGCCAAGGTCGACACCAACGTTCCGCTGTTCTCACAGCGCTTCCTCACCGTCGAAGATCCGTCGGACGCCTCGGAAATGACCATTCAGGCCGGTCAGACCCTGCGGCGCACGGATAAGCAGGGCGACACCGGCCTGCTGACCGCCCTCGTCGACCGCGTCACCATCGATCGCAAGAACGGCATGCCCGTCGATGCCGTCGACGGCGGCCCCAACGGCTCGATCGCCGCGACCGTCGACAAGAAGGGTGCGGCAGTTATGGAACCGGTGCAGCACACCGGACTGCAGTACCGCTTCCCGATCGGCACCGACAAGAAGACGTACCCGTACTTCGACGTCAATGTGCGCAAGACCTTCGACATCAATTTCGTCGAAGAGACCGAGATCAATGACATGAAGGTCTACCACTTCCAGCAGACCATCCCCGTCACCGATCTCTCCACCGTCGTCAACTCCCCCACCAACAAGCTCGCGCTGCCCGCCGAGAAGTGGGGCGTGGACGGCGGAGACACCCCGATCACCATGACCCGCTTCTACACCAACACGCGTGACGTGTGGGTGGAGCCGAAGACCGGCACGGTCATCAAGGGTGGCGAGCAGATCCACCAGTTCTACGCGCGCGATGCCGCCAAGCCCGAGGTCACCGTCCTCAACGCGCACCTGGTCTTCGATGAGAACACCATCGAATCGCAGATCTCCGTGGCCAAGACGAATATCGACAAGCTGTCGCTCTACGGCCGCACGCTGCCGATCGTGTTCGGCATCCTCGGCGCCATCGCCCTGATCGCCGGCCTGGTCATCGGCCTGCTCGGCGGTAATGGCAACGGCGGCACCCCCGTCCGCCGCGTCTCCCCCGCCGCCGGTGGTCCGGCTCCCGGTGGTCCCGCGCCCGGCGCCACGTTCCCCTCGAACCCTCCGCAGGGCCGAGTGGACCATTTCGCCGACGCCCCCACCCAGCAGATCGACATCAGCAAGACGCAACAGATCGACATGGACAAGAATCCCTGA